Proteins encoded within one genomic window of Dyadobacter chenhuakuii:
- a CDS encoding transposase: protein MVKILKDMDSGKQANDVARENGVSKATLYNWRKKYSGMGASELSELKSLKEENRRLNRIAEATHVCGISS, encoded by the coding sequence ATCGTCAAAATCCTCAAAGACATGGATTCTGGCAAACAGGCAAATGACGTCGCTCGGGAAAATGGCGTTTCCAAGGCTACATTGTACAATTGGCGCAAGAAGTACAGCGGTATGGGTGCTTCGGAGCTTTCTGAATTGAAGTCACTCAAGGAGGAGAACCGCCGTCTGAATCGGATCGCCGAAGCGACACATGTATGCGGAATTAGCTCTTGA
- a CDS encoding HNH endonuclease, translated as MNYYLFVWNPLVWEWPNLEQAIEQINERGSYIEDWSCSAHRKVKPGDRAFLMKLGVAPKGIIGSAIIISDAVRTDGRRGEEKIVSRMRVKLDFDILLNPDVDPILPYDILNQGEFSKQNWLSQSSGISIRPNLVAELEALWFDFVSTQGLRNNPFTAQNEQHLYMEGASNQILVTKYERNIQARKRCLEHHGYSCMACKLNFRDRYGDVGKNYIHVHHKSQISKIGKSYSVNPLEDLVPVCPNCHAMIHQRQNPYTIEEVSQFLDRTTSDQMISS; from the coding sequence ATGAACTACTACCTTTTCGTTTGGAATCCTTTGGTATGGGAATGGCCGAATTTAGAGCAGGCAATTGAGCAGATTAATGAAAGAGGCTCCTATATAGAAGATTGGTCTTGCAGTGCCCATAGAAAAGTCAAACCTGGAGATAGGGCATTTTTAATGAAGCTTGGAGTTGCTCCGAAGGGTATTATTGGCTCTGCTATCATCATATCAGATGCTGTACGAACAGATGGTCGCCGTGGTGAGGAAAAAATAGTTTCTAGAATGAGGGTAAAACTAGACTTTGATATTTTGCTTAATCCCGATGTAGATCCTATTCTGCCTTATGATATCTTAAATCAGGGGGAATTTTCAAAGCAGAATTGGCTTTCTCAATCATCAGGCATTTCAATTCGACCGAATTTAGTAGCTGAACTTGAAGCACTATGGTTTGATTTTGTATCTACACAAGGTCTTAGAAATAACCCATTTACAGCACAGAATGAGCAACATCTGTACATGGAAGGTGCTTCTAATCAGATTTTAGTTACCAAATATGAACGGAATATTCAGGCAAGGAAACGATGTTTGGAGCATCACGGATATTCATGTATGGCATGTAAATTGAATTTTCGAGATAGATATGGGGATGTTGGTAAAAACTATATTCATGTTCATCATAAATCACAGATTTCAAAGATTGGGAAGTCTTATTCCGTCAATCCCCTTGAAGACCTAGTTCCCGTTTGCCCGAATTGCCATGCTATGATTCATCAGCGGCAGAATCCCTACACGATTGAAGAGGTTTCACAATTTCTTGATAGAACTACTTCAGATCAGATGATCTCAAGCTAA
- a CDS encoding integrase core domain-containing protein: MDFVSDALSSSRRVRTLVVMDDASREALAAHADYSLCAGKVIQVLQQLECERRLPLSIRTDNGPEFISKKLAKWCEDKQIEQKFIQPRRPMQNCYNERLNRTYREDPGRRAALDAYFFDSLEQLRILSDKWLDNYNSKHPHRSMKGLTPNQKHILLKENAVKKEKLTVAMNN, from the coding sequence ATGGATTTTGTCAGTGATGCTCTTAGTTCTAGCCGACGTGTGCGAACATTAGTTGTCATGGATGACGCTAGCAGAGAAGCACTTGCAGCGCATGCGGATTACTCCCTATGTGCCGGTAAAGTCATACAAGTCTTGCAACAATTGGAATGCGAACGAAGGTTGCCACTATCTATAAGAACCGACAATGGCCCTGAGTTTATCAGTAAGAAACTAGCCAAATGGTGCGAAGACAAGCAGATTGAGCAAAAATTTATTCAGCCTAGGAGACCGATGCAAAATTGCTACAACGAAAGATTAAACAGAACTTACCGGGAAGACCCGGGCCGCCGGGCGGCACTGGATGCTTACTTTTTTGATTCTCTGGAACAGTTGCGTATTTTATCAGACAAATGGCTTGACAATTACAACAGTAAGCACCCACACAGGTCAATGAAGGGACTAACGCCAAATCAGAAGCACATATTACTGAAAGAAAATGCCGTGAAAAAAGAAAAATTAACTGTCGCAATGAACAACTGA
- a CDS encoding nuclease-related domain-containing DEAD/DEAH box helicase: protein MAILSPTIEVIKRQKVQPTEGEWTLLNFLMGQLDDTYEIYYQPYLNGDNPDFAIMRKGSGVLLVEVKDWNLKHYYIDENKKWRLRKDATQIKSPLNQVENYKSNLFKLHINELFKKTIKSQNHWATVNCAIYFHNETEQDLINFLINDFRTHKDDSYNKFISYFGLMGYNSLTKEKLNLVLTKFWLNKKSYYFDDILYISFKRYLKPPTHQLEEGIEINYSREQQDLIRSEIRPRRKIKGVAGSGKTLILAKRAVNAHKRTGGRILILTYNLSLKNYIYDRISDVREEFDWSNFYITNYHQFFKTQSNNYNLEILSIASWQNTLFFDSVKEEINKYDVILIDEIQDYMQPWIDIITTYFTHPETEFIVFGDEKQNIYERELDENNEIIVRQIAGRWNKSLNKSFRLVSSIYITALLFQNKFFEGKYNLDHTDIDIQKLKRDNQLSIDFTPRIIEYHYFNSFTADILFKKIYSILLQHQIHSSDVGILCSKVAILRAIDFLIRTKKHENTSITFEMEEEYLQNEENSTKIEVIRRLRKNHFYMKTGTVKLSTIHSFKGWEIETLFLLIENGEKEKEFENAELVYTGLTRAKKNLIIFNLGNKEYHDFFRSEIEQSFVHQDTTTSRMLDWDYIDTYKHYFNSILSTYHDFNERELILFKGKLFVGSPCTFLDSGSIFCQTTFGLIFNKQIVWTEYLKNLYHYDPLLLYSGGGIDEYGYQIDFNELPLDLATELQKSREYLLEGSELHDQIDSSSDYFHNIYSKSNLNREQFIAAVEMNDLNFIFNSGIYNQLLNVLHSDISDFNITKFYERY, encoded by the coding sequence ATGGCGATTTTAAGTCCGACAATTGAAGTTATAAAAAGGCAAAAAGTCCAGCCGACAGAAGGTGAATGGACGTTATTGAATTTTTTGATGGGCCAATTGGATGACACATATGAAATATACTATCAGCCATACCTAAATGGTGACAATCCGGACTTTGCAATAATGCGAAAAGGGAGTGGAGTTCTACTGGTTGAAGTCAAGGATTGGAATTTAAAGCACTATTATATTGATGAAAACAAAAAATGGCGATTACGGAAAGATGCCACACAAATTAAATCACCTCTCAATCAGGTAGAAAATTATAAATCAAATTTATTTAAGTTGCATATAAATGAACTTTTTAAGAAGACGATAAAGAGTCAAAACCACTGGGCAACTGTAAACTGTGCCATCTATTTTCATAATGAAACTGAACAAGATTTAATAAATTTCTTAATCAATGATTTTAGAACGCATAAAGACGATTCATATAATAAATTTATAAGTTATTTTGGTCTAATGGGCTACAATTCATTAACAAAAGAGAAACTGAACTTAGTATTGACAAAATTTTGGCTAAATAAAAAATCATATTACTTTGATGATATACTTTATATTAGTTTTAAGCGATATTTGAAACCGCCTACTCATCAATTAGAAGAAGGTATAGAGATAAATTATTCAAGAGAACAGCAAGATTTAATTAGAAGCGAAATACGGCCAAGGAGAAAAATAAAAGGAGTTGCAGGAAGTGGAAAAACTCTGATTTTAGCAAAACGAGCAGTAAATGCACATAAAAGAACCGGGGGTAGAATTCTCATTCTAACTTATAATCTTTCGCTTAAAAATTATATTTATGATAGGATTAGTGATGTAAGAGAAGAGTTTGATTGGAGTAACTTTTACATTACGAATTATCATCAATTTTTCAAAACACAATCAAATAATTACAATTTAGAAATTTTAAGCATTGCTTCTTGGCAAAACACTTTATTCTTTGATTCAGTAAAAGAAGAAATAAACAAGTATGATGTGATTCTTATTGATGAAATTCAAGATTATATGCAGCCTTGGATAGATATTATTACTACGTACTTTACCCACCCCGAAACTGAGTTCATAGTTTTCGGAGATGAAAAACAGAATATTTATGAGCGTGAGCTAGACGAAAATAATGAGATTATTGTCCGGCAAATTGCTGGACGTTGGAATAAGTCTTTGAATAAATCCTTTCGCTTAGTCAGTTCAATTTACATAACAGCACTACTTTTTCAAAACAAATTTTTTGAGGGTAAATATAACCTTGATCACACAGATATAGATATTCAAAAGTTAAAACGGGATAATCAGTTAAGCATTGATTTTACACCAAGAATTATAGAATATCACTACTTTAACTCATTTACCGCTGACATATTATTTAAAAAAATATATAGTATCCTTCTTCAACATCAGATTCATTCATCTGACGTTGGAATTTTGTGTTCCAAAGTTGCCATCTTGAGGGCAATCGATTTTTTAATTCGGACTAAAAAACATGAGAACACATCCATTACATTTGAAATGGAAGAAGAATATTTGCAAAATGAGGAGAATAGCACAAAAATTGAAGTGATTAGAAGATTAAGAAAGAATCACTTTTACATGAAAACTGGAACAGTAAAACTATCTACTATTCACAGTTTCAAGGGTTGGGAGATTGAAACTTTATTCCTGCTAATCGAAAATGGAGAGAAAGAGAAAGAATTTGAAAATGCTGAGTTGGTTTACACAGGACTAACACGAGCAAAGAAGAATTTAATAATTTTTAATTTGGGAAACAAGGAGTATCATGATTTTTTCAGATCAGAAATTGAGCAATCGTTTGTCCATCAGGATACTACAACTAGCCGTATGTTGGACTGGGATTATATAGATACGTACAAGCATTACTTTAATAGTATACTATCTACTTATCATGACTTCAATGAAAGAGAATTAATCCTTTTTAAGGGTAAATTATTTGTTGGAAGCCCCTGTACGTTTTTAGATAGTGGCTCAATCTTTTGTCAAACAACATTTGGATTGATTTTTAATAAACAGATTGTTTGGACGGAATATTTAAAAAATTTGTATCACTACGATCCTCTATTACTTTATTCAGGAGGTGGTATAGATGAATATGGTTATCAAATTGACTTTAATGAATTACCCTTAGACTTGGCAACAGAACTTCAAAAAAGTCGAGAATATTTATTAGAAGGAAGTGAATTGCACGATCAAATAGACAGTTCCAGTGATTACTTTCATAATATATATTCAAAGTCAAATTTAAACCGAGAGCAATTCATTGCCGCAGTTGAGATGAATGATCTAAATTTTATTTTCAACAGTGGAATATATAATCAATTGCTAAACGTCTTGCACTCAGATATTAGCGATTTTAATATTACCAAATTTTATGAAAGATATTAG
- a CDS encoding 8-oxoguanine DNA glycosylase OGG fold protein translates to MGIVDSVPGKVVSSFIASRTLQMVHGVSEYSQQTYNELSGTNHYSPDLTGYTEIFSFLSWDDCEDLVGLYLQVTEGYLVIPSSCKTDTLAYEFVLTKTGTGEKAVVQVKTGDTGLNKDDYKDVNVKVYLFSVNGSYLGNNYPHVSLVSMADLKVFLYTHRELMPEKIKFWIDAIPPLHQLPLYLIYNHDRIINKPDQQIQPISTTYDSFPEEFPVVQEILDFTVNRNLQRRHVLELFKIDSYTGFIASMMWGGINSTRPKTQNGTDTQFRRLLEHPKKEVEDAIKHSEELIATGRLSDLFLSFAPGGAHKLPGVGYRFYTKLFYFLGELQDVTIKPLIYDKWSSNAHCALLIQLLGENQMLPYRGIATTEKHMVVLPKSADDRADLYARFVKDFNNWTNTLNEIPGKSPVTPGKLEEFVFGQRLNEDLRSSNPRRELWNIIIKFFNRHTPEICIGDDTATPVRRNNAGVNNQEVPELEPHHKYYPLQEHFRDMQQENTIELDIPWIENTLGILLNNICFENPAAFWGNNGWETNRQKRAWLSQGFRVVKRDNLALVSRTGSIIFKNTNP, encoded by the coding sequence GTGGGAATAGTTGATAGCGTTCCGGGGAAAGTGGTCAGCTCATTTATAGCTTCTCGTACTTTACAAATGGTGCATGGGGTTTCGGAGTATTCTCAGCAGACTTACAACGAACTTTCTGGAACTAATCATTACAGTCCAGATCTGACCGGTTATACAGAAATCTTTTCATTCCTCTCCTGGGATGATTGTGAAGATCTTGTAGGTCTTTATCTTCAAGTGACTGAGGGGTATCTTGTTATCCCTAGCAGCTGTAAAACAGATACATTGGCATATGAGTTTGTTTTGACAAAAACAGGTACGGGTGAAAAAGCAGTTGTGCAGGTAAAGACCGGTGATACCGGATTAAACAAAGATGATTATAAAGATGTAAATGTTAAGGTGTACTTGTTTTCTGTAAACGGCAGCTACTTAGGTAATAATTATCCTCATGTCAGTTTGGTGAGTATGGCAGATCTCAAAGTATTCCTTTATACACACCGAGAGCTGATGCCTGAAAAAATCAAATTTTGGATAGATGCAATACCACCTTTGCACCAGTTGCCTCTATACCTTATTTACAATCACGATAGGATAATCAATAAGCCAGATCAACAAATACAGCCTATCAGTACCACCTACGATTCTTTTCCAGAGGAATTTCCAGTGGTTCAAGAGATTCTGGATTTTACAGTTAATCGAAATTTACAAAGGCGTCATGTTCTTGAACTCTTCAAAATTGATTCTTATACTGGTTTTATAGCCTCCATGATGTGGGGTGGTATCAATTCCACAAGACCTAAAACACAAAATGGGACGGATACTCAGTTCAGGAGATTACTTGAGCACCCCAAAAAAGAAGTCGAAGATGCGATCAAACATTCTGAAGAATTAATTGCAACCGGGCGACTTTCTGATTTGTTTCTAAGTTTTGCTCCTGGAGGTGCTCATAAACTACCTGGTGTGGGTTACCGGTTCTATACTAAACTCTTCTATTTTCTTGGGGAATTACAAGACGTTACGATCAAGCCCTTGATCTATGATAAGTGGTCTTCAAATGCACATTGTGCATTGCTAATACAATTGCTAGGAGAAAACCAGATGTTACCTTACCGAGGGATAGCCACGACTGAAAAACATATGGTTGTACTCCCTAAAAGTGCCGATGATAGGGCAGATCTATATGCACGGTTTGTAAAGGATTTTAACAATTGGACGAATACTTTGAATGAAATTCCAGGCAAGTCACCAGTTACACCCGGTAAGTTAGAAGAGTTTGTTTTTGGGCAACGTCTGAATGAAGATCTACGCTCTTCAAATCCTAGAAGAGAATTGTGGAACATAATTATTAAATTTTTTAATAGACACACACCGGAGATCTGCATTGGTGATGACACCGCTACTCCTGTCAGAAGAAATAATGCTGGTGTAAACAATCAAGAAGTTCCGGAACTGGAACCGCACCACAAATACTACCCTTTGCAAGAACACTTCCGAGATATGCAGCAGGAAAACACAATAGAACTTGACATACCGTGGATCGAAAATACTCTTGGCATCCTGCTCAATAACATTTGTTTTGAAAATCCAGCAGCCTTTTGGGGAAACAATGGATGGGAGACTAACCGTCAAAAACGGGCTTGGTTATCACAAGGATTTAGAGTCGTTAAACGTGATAATCTCGCTTTGGTTTCACGGACAGGAAGCATCATTTTTAAAAACACAAACCCTTGA